A window of the Chrysemys picta bellii isolate R12L10 chromosome 24, ASM1138683v2, whole genome shotgun sequence genome harbors these coding sequences:
- the MLLT6 gene encoding protein AF-17 isoform X6 yields the protein MKLVALGEVHVRPRALQGACSAWKSRKDKERPKQKHKKHPESPTSLAPSSVPVPAEKGSTGHHEGSKETSEVGRSEVKGKKSSSHGTSHKGKKTGNGKSSTSFTSAPSSSTFQPAGTSCSSLQGSQDFVTFPKLEQEEEKYRKPVSSSSSSSHCSPLYEGQKGDVFEQKVIFSGFGSIMRFSTSAVSQQRGRVASPVDYKASNPVSGPSGGGGGTGGGSHKRMPSLSIEDGEVLKEKKHKGSKKSKHGPGRPKGGKNKEMLGTQLAGSTSTSSSPFSAGSLVSSSIGNSSRSFSHTGTLPSLSLESPLLGSGIYTSNKDPISHGGGVLRAVCSTPLSSSLLAHQGTSSLPQLNRSPFASTIPASSSSTVSTTQVFSLAGSTFSLPSSHIFGSPLTSGLSMNPLLNQSESSRAEPDLEDCSFGCRGTSPQESLSSMSPISSLPTLFDQTVSCSSSGQLENVPQATPNIEQLLEKQGNGEAGVNIVEMLKALHSLQKENQRLQEQIMTLTAKKERLQLLNVQLSVPFPVVTTSNGPSGHAQYLLPANVCNSDSLSINKNSPCKNSFGMENSLSTSSEDPHSGCPSRSSSSLSFHSTPPPLPLLQQSPTSLPLPGVQQQVNGLARVTASSLGGSAAASHGLPTGPGVDGLLGSLAGGQQVPMNGLLGNLNGAPAAQPQNPLTQASGPPALQLSTSLSSVPGLSPLTEQQRHVLHQHEHQLQQLQQILTSQPLNPEQQALVFQMMQQIQQKRELQRLQMTGTSQLPMTNLLTGTSTPLLHSSALMTSAAAPPPSGSSLLASISPQQLNPGNSLMGTPTAPPLSAPGNSLMASGAGVPPVLSTQTNPFLNLQADSSAQKGTSMSEKGAAVTQDKG from the exons GGTTCCACCGGGCACCATGAAGGTAGCAAAGAGACCTCGGAGGTCGGCAGGTCAGAGGTGAAAGGCAAGAAGTCCTCGAGCCATGGCACCAGCCACAAGGGGAAAAAGACGGGAAATGGGAAAAGCTCCACCAGCTTCACCTCAGCTCCCTCCAGCAGCACTTTCCAGCCTGCAg GCACCTCATGCAGCTCCCTGCAGGGCTCCCAGGATTTTGTGACATTCCCCAAGCTCGAGCAGGAAGAAGAGAAGTACCGGAAGcccgtctcctcctcctcctcctcttcccactgCTCCCCGCTGTACGAAGGGCAGAAAGGGGACGTCTTCGAGCAGAAGGTCATATTCTCGGGCTTCGGCTCTATCATGCGCTTCTCCACCTCAGCGGTGAGCCAGCAGCGGGGCCGCGTTGCCTCCCCCGTGGACTACAAGGCCTCGAACCCAGTCAGCGGCCCCTCGGGGGGAGGTGGTGGCACCGGCGGCGGCAGCCACAAGCGCATGCCCTCCCTCAGCATCGAGGACGGGGAGGTGCTGAAGGAGAAGAAGCACAAAGGCAGCAAGAAAAGCAAGCACGGGCCGGGCAGGCCGAAGGGAGGCAAGAACAAGGAGATGCTGGGCACCCAGCTGGCTGGGTCCACGTCCACCTCCTCCTCACCCTTCTCCGCGGGCTCCCTCGTCAGCTCCAGCATCGGCAACTCATCCCGGTCCTTCAGCCACACCGGGACTTTGCCCAGCCTCAGCCTGGAGTCCCCCCTGCTGGGCTCAG GGATCTACACCAGTAACAAGGACCCCATTTCCCACGGGGGCGGGGTGCTCCGGGCCGTGTGCAGcacccccctctcctccagcctccTCGCGCACCAAGGCACCTCCTCACTCCCACAGCTCAACCGCTCCCCTTTTGCTAGCACCATCCcggcctcctcctcttccacggTGTCCACCACCCAG GTGTTCTCGCTGGCAGGATCCACCTTTAGCCTCCCCTCCTCGCACATTTTCGGAAGCCCCCTGACCTCTGGCCTGTCTATGAACCCTCTCTTGAACCAGTCTGAAAGCAGCCGGGCAG agcctgacctgGAAGACTGCAGTTTTGGCTGCCGAGGAACCTCCCCGCAGGAAAGCCTCTCCTCCAT GTCCCCCATCAGCAGCCTCCCCACCCTCTTCGACCAGACCGTGTCCTGTAGCAGCAGCGGGCAGCTGGAGAACGTCCCCCAGGCCACCCCCAATATCGAGCAGCTCCTGGAGAAGCAAGGCAATGGGGAAGCCGGCGTAAACA TTGTAGAAATGCTCAAGGCCCTGCACTCCCTGCAGAAGGAGAACCAGCGGCTGCAGGAGCAGATCATGACCCTGACAGCTAAGAAGGAGCGGCTGCAACTCCTCAACGTCCAGCTCTCTGTCCCCTTCCCAGTGGTGACCACCAGCAACGGCCCTTCCGGCCACGCCCAGTACCTCCTGCCTGCCAATG tgtGTAACAGCGACTCCCTGAGCATCAACAAGAACTCCCCCTGCAAGAACAGCTTTGGGATGGAGAACTCCCTCTCCACCTCCTCCGAG gATCCGCACTCGGGCTGCCCCAGCCGAAGCAGCTCGTCCCTCTCCTTCCACagcacccctcctcccctgccactgCTTCAGCAGAGCCCCACCTCGCTGCCCCTCCCTGGGGTGCAGCAGCAGGTCAACGGCCTGGCCAGGGTGACGGCCAGCTCGCTGGGGGGGAGTGCGGCAGCCAGTCACGGCCTGCCCACAGGGCCCGGGGTGGATGGCCTGCTGGGGAGCCTGGCGGGAGGCCAGCAGGTGCCCATGAATGGGCTGCTGGGGAATCTGaacggcgctccggccgcccaGCCGCAGAACCCTCTGACGCAGGCGAGCGGGCCACCCGCCCTACAGCTCTCCACCAGCCTgagcag CGtgccaggcctgagccccctgaCGGAGCAGCAGCGGCACGTCCTGCACCAACACGAAcaccagctgcagcagctgcagcagatcCTGACGTCCCAGCCGCTTAATCCG gAGCAGCAGGCCTTGGTGTTCCAGATGATGCAGCAAATTCAGCAGAAGAGGGAGTTGCAGCGGCTTCAGATGACGGGCACCTCCCAGCTGCCCATGACCAACCTGCTGACGGGCACCTCCACGCCCCTCCTCCACTCGAGCGCCCTGATGACCTCCGCCGCCGCGCCCCCTCCCAGCGGCAGCTCCCTCCTGGCATCCATCTCCCCCCAGCAGCTCAACCCTGGCAACAGCCTGATGGGGACCCCGACAGCCCCGCCCCTGAGTGCTCCGGGGAACAGCTTGATGGCTTCAGGGGCGGGAGTCCCACCGGTTCTTTCCACACAAACCAACCCCTTCCTCAACCTCCAGGCGGACAGCAGTGCCCAGAAAGGAACG agcatgAGTGAAAAGGGAGCTGCTGTCACCCAGGACAAGGGCTAA
- the MLLT6 gene encoding protein AF-17 isoform X7 — MKLVALGEVHVRPRALQGACSAWKSRKDKERPKQKHKKHPESPTSLAPSSVPVPAEKGSTGHHEGSKETSEVGRSEVKGKKSSSHGTSHKGKKTGNGKSSTSFTSAPSSSTFQPAGTSCSSLQGSQDFVTFPKLEQEEEKYRKPVSSSSSSSHCSPLYEGQKGDVFEQKVIFSGFGSIMRFSTSAVSQQRGRVASPVDYKASNPVSGPSGGGGGTGGGSHKRMPSLSIEDGEVLKEKKHKGSKKSKHGPGRPKGGKNKEMLGTQLAGSTSTSSSPFSAGSLVSSSIGNSSRSFSHTGTLPSLSLESPLLGSGIYTSNKDPISHGGGVLRAVCSTPLSSSLLAHQGTSSLPQLNRSPFASTIPASSSSTVSTTQVFSLAGSTFSLPSSHIFGSPLTSGLSMNPLLNQSESSRAEPDLEDCSFGCRGTSPQESLSSMSPISSLPTLFDQTVSCSSSGQLENVPQATPNIEQLLEKQGNGEAGVNKMLKALHSLQKENQRLQEQIMTLTAKKERLQLLNVQLSVPFPVVTTSNGPSGHAQYLLPANVCNSDSLSINKNSPCKNSFGMENSLSTSSEDPHSGCPSRSSSSLSFHSTPPPLPLLQQSPTSLPLPGVQQQVNGLARVTASSLGGSAAASHGLPTGPGVDGLLGSLAGGQQVPMNGLLGNLNGAPAAQPQNPLTQASGPPALQLSTSLSSVPGLSPLTEQQRHVLHQHEHQLQQLQQILTSQPLNPEQQALVFQMMQQIQQKRELQRLQMTGTSQLPMTNLLTGTSTPLLHSSALMTSAAAPPPSGSSLLASISPQQLNPGNSLMGTPTAPPLSAPGNSLMASGAGVPPVLSTQTNPFLNLQADSSAQKGTSMSEKGAAVTQDKG; from the exons GGTTCCACCGGGCACCATGAAGGTAGCAAAGAGACCTCGGAGGTCGGCAGGTCAGAGGTGAAAGGCAAGAAGTCCTCGAGCCATGGCACCAGCCACAAGGGGAAAAAGACGGGAAATGGGAAAAGCTCCACCAGCTTCACCTCAGCTCCCTCCAGCAGCACTTTCCAGCCTGCAg GCACCTCATGCAGCTCCCTGCAGGGCTCCCAGGATTTTGTGACATTCCCCAAGCTCGAGCAGGAAGAAGAGAAGTACCGGAAGcccgtctcctcctcctcctcctcttcccactgCTCCCCGCTGTACGAAGGGCAGAAAGGGGACGTCTTCGAGCAGAAGGTCATATTCTCGGGCTTCGGCTCTATCATGCGCTTCTCCACCTCAGCGGTGAGCCAGCAGCGGGGCCGCGTTGCCTCCCCCGTGGACTACAAGGCCTCGAACCCAGTCAGCGGCCCCTCGGGGGGAGGTGGTGGCACCGGCGGCGGCAGCCACAAGCGCATGCCCTCCCTCAGCATCGAGGACGGGGAGGTGCTGAAGGAGAAGAAGCACAAAGGCAGCAAGAAAAGCAAGCACGGGCCGGGCAGGCCGAAGGGAGGCAAGAACAAGGAGATGCTGGGCACCCAGCTGGCTGGGTCCACGTCCACCTCCTCCTCACCCTTCTCCGCGGGCTCCCTCGTCAGCTCCAGCATCGGCAACTCATCCCGGTCCTTCAGCCACACCGGGACTTTGCCCAGCCTCAGCCTGGAGTCCCCCCTGCTGGGCTCAG GGATCTACACCAGTAACAAGGACCCCATTTCCCACGGGGGCGGGGTGCTCCGGGCCGTGTGCAGcacccccctctcctccagcctccTCGCGCACCAAGGCACCTCCTCACTCCCACAGCTCAACCGCTCCCCTTTTGCTAGCACCATCCcggcctcctcctcttccacggTGTCCACCACCCAG GTGTTCTCGCTGGCAGGATCCACCTTTAGCCTCCCCTCCTCGCACATTTTCGGAAGCCCCCTGACCTCTGGCCTGTCTATGAACCCTCTCTTGAACCAGTCTGAAAGCAGCCGGGCAG agcctgacctgGAAGACTGCAGTTTTGGCTGCCGAGGAACCTCCCCGCAGGAAAGCCTCTCCTCCAT GTCCCCCATCAGCAGCCTCCCCACCCTCTTCGACCAGACCGTGTCCTGTAGCAGCAGCGGGCAGCTGGAGAACGTCCCCCAGGCCACCCCCAATATCGAGCAGCTCCTGGAGAAGCAAGGCAATGGGGAAGCCGGCGTAAACA AAATGCTCAAGGCCCTGCACTCCCTGCAGAAGGAGAACCAGCGGCTGCAGGAGCAGATCATGACCCTGACAGCTAAGAAGGAGCGGCTGCAACTCCTCAACGTCCAGCTCTCTGTCCCCTTCCCAGTGGTGACCACCAGCAACGGCCCTTCCGGCCACGCCCAGTACCTCCTGCCTGCCAATG tgtGTAACAGCGACTCCCTGAGCATCAACAAGAACTCCCCCTGCAAGAACAGCTTTGGGATGGAGAACTCCCTCTCCACCTCCTCCGAG gATCCGCACTCGGGCTGCCCCAGCCGAAGCAGCTCGTCCCTCTCCTTCCACagcacccctcctcccctgccactgCTTCAGCAGAGCCCCACCTCGCTGCCCCTCCCTGGGGTGCAGCAGCAGGTCAACGGCCTGGCCAGGGTGACGGCCAGCTCGCTGGGGGGGAGTGCGGCAGCCAGTCACGGCCTGCCCACAGGGCCCGGGGTGGATGGCCTGCTGGGGAGCCTGGCGGGAGGCCAGCAGGTGCCCATGAATGGGCTGCTGGGGAATCTGaacggcgctccggccgcccaGCCGCAGAACCCTCTGACGCAGGCGAGCGGGCCACCCGCCCTACAGCTCTCCACCAGCCTgagcag CGtgccaggcctgagccccctgaCGGAGCAGCAGCGGCACGTCCTGCACCAACACGAAcaccagctgcagcagctgcagcagatcCTGACGTCCCAGCCGCTTAATCCG gAGCAGCAGGCCTTGGTGTTCCAGATGATGCAGCAAATTCAGCAGAAGAGGGAGTTGCAGCGGCTTCAGATGACGGGCACCTCCCAGCTGCCCATGACCAACCTGCTGACGGGCACCTCCACGCCCCTCCTCCACTCGAGCGCCCTGATGACCTCCGCCGCCGCGCCCCCTCCCAGCGGCAGCTCCCTCCTGGCATCCATCTCCCCCCAGCAGCTCAACCCTGGCAACAGCCTGATGGGGACCCCGACAGCCCCGCCCCTGAGTGCTCCGGGGAACAGCTTGATGGCTTCAGGGGCGGGAGTCCCACCGGTTCTTTCCACACAAACCAACCCCTTCCTCAACCTCCAGGCGGACAGCAGTGCCCAGAAAGGAACG agcatgAGTGAAAAGGGAGCTGCTGTCACCCAGGACAAGGGCTAA